The Prochlorococcus marinus str. MIT 9301 genome window below encodes:
- a CDS encoding ABC transporter permease — MKFLEANNFFGYSFSMLSNDIFAPPSLNHFCGTDRLGRDVCLRTLQGSSLAIEVVFLAILFSLSLGLPLGLLSGYFGGFFDKCLSLIMDTIFSIPVILLSVVVAFVLGKGILNAALALCIVYSPQYFRLIRNQTILVKSETYVEAAQVAGADVKKIIFKYILPNVITPLPILLTLNAADAVLVLGSLGFLGLGVPADVPEWGGDLNLALAALPTGIWWTALFPGLAMFFLVLGLSFIGEDLEEIFDSQNSE; from the coding sequence ATGAAATTTTTAGAGGCCAATAATTTTTTTGGCTATTCATTTTCAATGTTAAGCAATGATATCTTTGCCCCTCCTTCTCTTAATCATTTTTGTGGCACAGATAGATTAGGAAGAGATGTTTGCTTAAGAACTTTGCAAGGATCATCATTAGCGATAGAAGTTGTATTCTTAGCTATTCTTTTTTCATTAAGTTTGGGTTTGCCATTGGGATTATTAAGTGGATATTTTGGAGGTTTTTTTGATAAATGCTTATCACTAATAATGGATACAATTTTTTCAATACCTGTAATTTTGCTTTCAGTTGTTGTCGCTTTTGTATTGGGTAAGGGTATCCTTAACGCGGCTTTGGCATTGTGTATTGTTTACTCTCCTCAGTATTTTAGATTAATCAGAAATCAGACAATATTGGTTAAATCCGAAACTTATGTGGAGGCAGCTCAAGTTGCAGGAGCTGATGTTAAAAAAATTATTTTTAAATATATTCTCCCAAATGTAATAACACCGTTGCCTATTCTGCTTACCCTAAATGCTGCAGATGCTGTTTTGGTATTAGGAAGTTTAGGATTTTTAGGCCTTGGCGTTCCTGCAGATGTCCCAGAGTGGGGAGGTGATTTAAATCTGGCTCTTGCCGCTTTACCTACAGGTATCTGGTGGACGGCTTTGTTCCCAGGTTTGGCAATGTTTTTTTTAGTTTTAGGTCTTTCTTTTATAGGAGAGGACCTTGAAGAAATTTTCGATAGTCAAAATTCTGAATAA
- the trmH gene encoding tRNA (guanosine(18)-2'-O)-methyltransferase TrmH, translated as MSILPRRFERIKSVLDCRMKNLTVLVEDVNKPHNLSAILRTCDAAGVFEANFISKTNAVKTFNSTAQGSQKWVKLNNHENTITAISDLKNKGFKLYGTTLNSESVDYRNFDYSQNTCFVLGAEKWGLSNELKSMVDQSIFIPMRGMVQSLNVSVAASILLFEAVRQRKNKGILPANGEGLNMDEYQKTLFEWCYPELAAVYKKSAKEYPKLNDNGELDPITDN; from the coding sequence ATGTCAATTTTGCCAAGAAGATTTGAACGAATCAAAAGTGTTTTAGATTGCAGAATGAAAAACTTGACTGTTTTAGTTGAGGATGTCAATAAACCACATAATTTATCTGCGATATTAAGGACATGTGATGCAGCAGGAGTTTTCGAAGCAAATTTTATTAGCAAAACGAATGCCGTTAAGACTTTTAATAGTACCGCTCAAGGAAGTCAAAAATGGGTAAAACTGAATAATCATGAAAACACTATCACGGCAATATCTGATTTAAAGAATAAGGGTTTTAAATTATATGGAACAACTCTTAATAGTGAATCAGTAGATTATAGAAATTTTGATTATTCTCAAAATACATGTTTTGTTTTAGGAGCAGAAAAATGGGGACTAAGTAATGAACTTAAATCAATGGTTGATCAATCAATTTTTATACCAATGAGAGGTATGGTTCAATCTCTGAATGTTTCAGTTGCTGCTTCAATATTATTATTTGAAGCTGTTCGCCAAAGAAAAAATAAAGGTATATTGCCAGCTAATGGAGAAGGATTAAACATGGATGAATATCAAAAAACACTTTTTGAATGGTGTTACCCAGAATTAGCTGCAGTGTATAAAAAATCAGCTAAAGAATATCCAAAGTTGAATGATAACGGAGAACTTGATCCTATTACAGATAACTAA
- a CDS encoding thiol-disulfide oxidoreductase DCC family protein: MKNKLTFLFDGGCPLCLRETNFLKKRDTSNQIAFVDINSKDYDQSLFNNISYSEAMSNLHGITENDEIIRGLDVLAYSYELVGLGWVYYPLKIKLLSPLLRLVYRYWAKYRLQITGRSDIEKLCTSQCEQ, translated from the coding sequence ATGAAAAATAAATTAACCTTCTTATTCGATGGTGGTTGTCCACTTTGTTTGAGAGAAACAAATTTTCTTAAAAAAAGAGATACCTCAAATCAAATTGCATTTGTAGATATTAATAGTAAAGATTATGATCAAAGTCTTTTTAATAACATCTCATATTCAGAAGCTATGTCAAACCTGCATGGGATTACTGAAAATGATGAAATTATTAGGGGATTAGACGTACTTGCATATTCTTATGAATTAGTTGGTTTAGGCTGGGTTTATTATCCCTTGAAGATTAAGCTCTTATCTCCATTATTGAGATTGGTTTACAGATATTGGGCAAAATATAGACTTCAAATTACAGGTAGATCCGATATTGAAAAACTTTGTACCTCACAATGTGAACAATAA
- a CDS encoding TIGR03643 family protein — MESIDIDRVIEMCWEDRTPFEAIEYQFGLKEEDAIKIMRQNLKPKSFKVWRKRVSGRNTKHMALKDSTRFKSTHKRKL, encoded by the coding sequence ATGGAAAGTATCGATATAGACAGAGTAATAGAAATGTGCTGGGAAGATAGAACACCCTTTGAAGCTATCGAGTATCAATTTGGTTTAAAAGAGGAAGATGCGATAAAAATTATGCGTCAAAATCTTAAACCCAAATCTTTCAAAGTCTGGAGAAAGAGAGTTTCGGGAAGAAATACAAAACATATGGCCCTTAAAGATTCAACTAGATTTAAATCTACTCATAAAAGAAAATTATAA
- a CDS encoding DUF2256 domain-containing protein, translated as MKNLSTKTCPVCNRPFEWRKKWKNCWDDVIYCSKRCSNRKSQR; from the coding sequence TTGAAAAATCTTTCTACTAAAACTTGTCCTGTTTGCAATAGGCCGTTTGAGTGGCGTAAAAAATGGAAAAACTGTTGGGATGATGTTATCTACTGTTCAAAAAGGTGTAGTAACAGGAAGTCGCAAAGATGA
- a CDS encoding cryptochrome/photolyase family protein, translating to MKQVSIIFPNQLFRESPILKINCEVLILEDSLFFGNDKFHKLINHKNKLVFHRASMLAYKNYLEISGFKVLYIENKNNVSTVDYLSEFIKNKYQKINLIDPHDFLILKRINNFVESNNLDLNILPSPMFMSREDLKDLFVSNAKKPLMGRFYENQRKSQKILVNPDDTPEGGKWSFDEMNRKKLPKKINIPDTPKLQKNKFVVNAERSLANFDIEFIGESNNFLYPTNFEEADEWLNDFFKHRFFLFGDYEDAISKENSFLWHSLLSPLLNSGLLTPDVVVNKALLFAKNNNVPINSLEGFIRQIIGWREFICLVYKKYGTKMRNSNFWNFEEKPIPKSFYQGNTGIEPVDVVIKNIIKFGYCHHIERLMIVGNFMLLCRIHPNQVYKWFMEMFIDSYDWVMVPNVYGMSQFSDGGIFSTKPYISSSNYVKKMSNFKSGPWCEIWDGLFWKFIKDNESFFRKQYRLAMLTRNLDKMSEEKLNNHLKTADKFLRDIQ from the coding sequence ATGAAACAAGTATCAATTATTTTCCCGAATCAACTTTTTAGAGAAAGCCCAATCTTAAAAATAAATTGTGAAGTTTTGATTTTGGAAGACTCATTATTTTTTGGAAATGATAAATTTCATAAATTAATTAATCATAAAAATAAGTTGGTTTTTCATAGAGCATCTATGCTCGCTTATAAAAATTATTTAGAAATATCTGGCTTTAAAGTTTTATATATCGAAAACAAGAATAATGTTTCTACAGTTGATTACTTATCGGAATTTATTAAAAATAAATATCAGAAAATAAATCTCATTGACCCTCATGATTTTTTAATATTGAAGAGGATTAATAATTTTGTCGAAAGTAATAATTTAGATTTAAATATTTTACCTTCTCCTATGTTTATGAGCCGTGAAGATTTAAAAGATTTATTTGTATCAAATGCAAAAAAACCTCTTATGGGGAGATTTTATGAGAATCAAAGAAAGAGCCAAAAGATATTAGTTAATCCTGATGATACACCTGAAGGTGGTAAATGGAGTTTCGATGAAATGAACAGAAAAAAATTACCAAAAAAAATAAATATACCCGATACACCTAAATTACAAAAAAATAAATTTGTAGTTAATGCAGAAAGGTCATTAGCCAATTTTGATATTGAGTTTATTGGTGAAAGCAATAACTTTTTATATCCAACTAATTTTGAAGAGGCAGATGAATGGTTAAATGATTTTTTTAAACATAGATTTTTTTTATTTGGAGATTATGAGGATGCTATTTCTAAGGAAAATTCTTTTTTATGGCACAGTTTACTTTCTCCTCTTTTAAATAGCGGCTTATTAACACCAGATGTAGTAGTAAATAAAGCATTACTTTTTGCAAAAAATAATAATGTTCCTATCAACTCTTTAGAGGGTTTTATTCGTCAAATTATTGGATGGAGAGAATTTATTTGCCTCGTCTATAAAAAGTACGGAACAAAGATGCGAAACAGTAATTTTTGGAATTTTGAAGAGAAGCCAATTCCAAAATCTTTTTATCAAGGAAATACAGGAATTGAACCTGTAGACGTTGTTATAAAAAATATTATTAAATTTGGTTATTGTCATCATATTGAGCGGCTAATGATTGTTGGCAACTTTATGCTTTTATGTAGAATTCACCCCAACCAAGTTTATAAATGGTTTATGGAAATGTTTATTGATTCGTATGATTGGGTTATGGTCCCAAATGTTTACGGAATGAGTCAGTTTAGTGATGGTGGAATCTTTTCAACAAAGCCATATATATCAAGCTCTAATTATGTAAAAAAAATGTCTAATTTTAAAAGCGGCCCATGGTGTGAAATATGGGATGGCTTATTTTGGAAATTCATTAAAGATAATGAAAGCTTTTTTAGAAAGCAATATCGTCTGGCAATGTTAACTAGAAATCTCGATAAAATGTCAGAGGAAAAATTAAATAATCACCTAAAAACGGCCGATAAATTTTTAAGAGATATTCAATAA
- a CDS encoding 16S rRNA (cytosine(967)-C(5))-methyltransferase, with the protein MSIGYLQRKAAWEILLKVSSGDFSDHALEKVLKNYQFNPLDIAFITELSFGCIRYRKFLDLWTDHTSKITHKKQPPKLRWLLHIGLYQLLKMDKIPFPAAISTTVEVAKKTDLNGLAGTVNAILRNASRKLEQKIFPELSSDRKERISYLESFPLWLVKDLYKWVGNSEGENIIKALNKKPSIDLRINKLKTNLDNFLKVLHENKIDAEIIKDLHNGITLKSNPRSIKNLPGYSDGLWTIQDRSSQWIAPLLNPKQGEKILDACAAPGSKSTHLAELTNDSSEIIAVDRSAKRLKILQSNLERLNLKSVNTLKADATSLIELNPKFISYFDKILLDAPCSGIGTLSRNPDSRWSLSKEKIKSLTLLQEKLLDSIFPLLKKDGTLVYSTCTICPDENNLLIERFIEKNKTLKLVSEKQILPSLDYPGDGFYSAIISYKS; encoded by the coding sequence TTGAGCATAGGATATTTACAAAGAAAGGCAGCTTGGGAAATTTTATTAAAAGTTAGTTCTGGTGATTTTTCTGATCATGCTCTTGAAAAGGTTTTAAAAAATTATCAATTTAATCCTCTTGATATAGCTTTTATTACGGAATTATCTTTTGGATGCATAAGGTATAGAAAATTTCTTGATCTTTGGACGGATCACACATCAAAAATTACTCATAAAAAGCAGCCTCCAAAGTTAAGATGGCTTCTACATATAGGTTTGTATCAACTATTGAAAATGGATAAAATCCCATTTCCTGCTGCTATTTCTACCACTGTAGAAGTAGCTAAAAAAACTGATTTAAATGGTTTAGCGGGAACTGTAAATGCGATATTGAGAAATGCATCAAGAAAATTAGAACAAAAAATCTTTCCGGAATTATCTTCTGATAGAAAAGAAAGAATTTCATATCTTGAATCATTTCCATTATGGCTTGTAAAGGATCTTTATAAATGGGTCGGCAATAGCGAGGGTGAAAATATCATTAAGGCATTAAATAAAAAACCATCAATTGATTTGAGAATTAACAAATTAAAAACTAATTTAGATAACTTTTTGAAAGTACTTCATGAAAATAAAATTGATGCTGAAATTATTAAAGATTTACATAATGGAATTACTTTAAAATCTAATCCAAGATCTATAAAAAATTTACCAGGATATAGTGATGGACTTTGGACAATTCAAGATAGATCTTCTCAGTGGATAGCTCCTCTCTTGAATCCAAAACAAGGTGAAAAGATTTTAGATGCTTGTGCAGCTCCAGGAAGTAAGTCTACCCACCTTGCAGAATTAACAAATGATAGTTCTGAAATCATTGCCGTAGATAGATCGGCAAAAAGATTGAAAATACTGCAATCAAATTTAGAAAGGTTAAATTTGAAATCTGTTAATACCCTTAAGGCTGATGCTACGAGTTTGATTGAATTAAATCCTAAGTTTATATCTTATTTTGATAAGATTTTATTAGATGCTCCATGTTCAGGCATTGGAACTCTTTCCAGGAATCCAGATTCTAGATGGTCTTTAAGTAAAGAAAAAATAAAATCTTTAACTTTATTGCAGGAAAAACTTTTGGACAGTATTTTCCCTCTTTTGAAAAAAGATGGTACTTTAGTTTATTCAACTTGTACAATTTGTCCCGATGAAAATAATCTATTAATTGAACGATTTATTGAAAAAAACAAAACTTTAAAATTGGTTAGCGAAAAGCAAATTTTACCTAGCTTGGATTACCCTGGCGATGGATTTTATTCTGCAATAATTTCTTATAAATCTTAA
- a CDS encoding transglycosylase domain-containing protein produces the protein MQKIKFKSFVLIIPILIFSGISFYFFSLIFSTLKFDVSKNKKSRETKYSYVISSSDNKILSKLSRKFEIDNNHHKIPFFIKHSFISSEDKRFYKHNGIDLKSISRALFQNIRSGYVKEGGSTITQQVARLLFLNNDLSFQRKIKEIFISLILEFRYNKNQILKLYLNNIYLGSGAYGVDEAAQVYFGKFIEELTLSEIALIAGLAPAPSIYSPYQNLELAIENRNKVLESMYVDGYISHTNKNKAIKEKIKLNYQTADNFLDDKLLINFILQETDKKIGSKNDYKFLRIKSSINKDWQEKGQKISRYAGPKELEFGLLSIESNTGLIRTMITSKNPAINEYNRVITSVRPLASTFKIIPYAAALIEGIKLSDKFEDLPTCWESYCPKNFSEDYRGSISLIESFKSSSNIVPISITKKIGLKNIINLANSFGLGYEQEFEEFPALAIGAYGDNLLNITNAYSAINNNGKIQSPEIIEKIESFKKQPIWENKSISKKILDLKINKKLNKLLQNSVKEGTSKAASIKGKKIYGKTGTSDGNKDLWFIGSIDNLTTGIWIGYDDNKESELSSGNAAYLWKKFISEIYKIPIKK, from the coding sequence GTGCAAAAGATTAAATTCAAATCTTTTGTTTTAATAATTCCAATATTAATTTTTTCTGGAATATCTTTTTATTTTTTTAGTTTAATATTTAGTACCTTAAAATTTGACGTTTCTAAAAATAAAAAGTCTCGGGAAACCAAATATTCTTACGTAATATCATCTTCTGATAATAAGATACTAAGCAAATTAAGCCGCAAATTTGAAATAGATAATAATCATCATAAAATTCCATTTTTTATTAAACATTCTTTTATATCTTCTGAGGATAAAAGATTTTATAAACATAATGGAATAGATTTAAAAAGTATTTCACGTGCCCTTTTCCAAAATATTAGAAGTGGTTATGTCAAAGAGGGAGGAAGTACGATTACACAACAAGTTGCTAGATTACTTTTTCTAAATAATGATCTAAGTTTTCAAAGAAAAATCAAAGAAATATTTATATCACTCATACTTGAATTTAGATATAACAAAAATCAAATTTTAAAATTATATTTAAATAATATTTATCTAGGATCAGGAGCATACGGGGTAGACGAGGCTGCCCAAGTTTATTTTGGAAAATTTATAGAAGAATTGACATTATCAGAGATCGCATTAATTGCAGGATTAGCTCCAGCTCCATCAATTTATTCACCTTATCAAAATTTAGAACTAGCTATTGAAAATAGAAATAAAGTTCTTGAATCAATGTATGTTGATGGATATATTTCTCATACAAATAAGAATAAGGCTATTAAAGAAAAAATAAAGTTAAATTATCAAACAGCTGATAATTTTTTAGATGATAAATTACTAATAAACTTTATTCTTCAGGAAACAGATAAAAAAATTGGAAGTAAAAATGATTATAAGTTTTTAAGAATTAAATCTTCTATCAACAAAGATTGGCAAGAAAAAGGCCAAAAAATATCAAGGTACGCAGGTCCTAAAGAACTTGAATTTGGTCTGTTATCTATCGAATCAAACACAGGACTAATCAGGACAATGATAACCAGCAAAAATCCAGCAATTAATGAATACAATAGAGTGATTACATCTGTAAGACCTTTAGCTTCTACTTTTAAAATAATTCCTTATGCTGCTGCATTAATAGAAGGAATAAAATTAAGCGATAAATTTGAAGACTTACCAACATGCTGGGAAAGTTATTGTCCAAAAAATTTTTCAGAAGACTATAGAGGTTCAATATCTTTGATTGAATCATTTAAAAGTTCCTCAAATATCGTTCCAATATCAATAACAAAAAAAATCGGCTTAAAAAATATTATTAATTTAGCGAATTCATTTGGACTAGGATACGAGCAAGAGTTTGAGGAATTCCCAGCATTAGCTATTGGCGCCTACGGAGATAATCTTTTAAACATCACAAATGCATATTCTGCAATAAACAATAATGGGAAAATTCAAAGCCCTGAAATCATAGAAAAAATAGAATCATTTAAAAAACAACCTATTTGGGAAAATAAATCTATTTCCAAGAAAATATTAGATTTAAAAATAAACAAGAAATTAAATAAACTTCTACAAAATTCTGTAAAGGAAGGCACTTCAAAAGCAGCCTCTATTAAAGGAAAGAAAATTTATGGGAAAACAGGAACATCTGATGGAAATAAAGATCTCTGGTTTATTGGTTCCATTGATAACCTTACAACAGGGATCTGGATAGGTTACGACGATAACAAGGAATCTGAATTATCTAGTGGGAATGCAGCTTATTTATGGAAGAAGTTCATATCTGAAATTTATAAAATTCCAATTAAAAAATAA
- the chlG gene encoding chlorophyll synthase ChlG, with protein MNDPKQLLGIKGASETSSIWKLRIQLMKPITWIPLIWGVICGAAASGNFEWTFSNVLASLACMLMSGPLLAGYTQTINDFFDKEIDAINEPNRPIPSGKISIKDVKIQIWVLLIAGLIVAFLLDLYAKHSFPSVLLLALGGSFVSYIYSAPPLKLKQNGWLGNYALGASYIALPWWAGQALFGKLTIVTAILTLAYSLSGLGIAVINDFKSVEGDSKLGLNSLPVVFGIKNASRISAGLIDIFQLAMVVVLVIIGQHLASVILVLLVIPQITFQDMWLLRDPLKFDVKYQASAQPFLITGMLVTALAIGHSFLVA; from the coding sequence GTGAATGATCCAAAACAACTCTTAGGAATTAAGGGTGCCTCTGAAACATCAAGTATATGGAAACTCCGTATACAGTTAATGAAACCCATAACGTGGATCCCTTTGATATGGGGAGTTATTTGTGGAGCAGCTGCAAGTGGGAATTTTGAATGGACATTTAGTAATGTTCTAGCTTCCTTAGCATGTATGTTGATGAGTGGACCTCTTCTGGCTGGTTATACCCAAACCATAAATGATTTTTTTGATAAAGAAATTGATGCAATTAATGAACCAAATAGACCAATTCCTTCTGGGAAAATTTCAATTAAAGATGTAAAAATACAAATCTGGGTATTACTTATAGCGGGTTTAATAGTTGCTTTTCTATTAGATTTATATGCTAAGCACAGCTTCCCCTCCGTCTTACTTTTGGCATTAGGAGGTTCCTTTGTTAGTTATATATATTCTGCTCCACCACTCAAATTAAAACAGAATGGTTGGCTTGGAAATTATGCATTAGGAGCATCTTATATAGCTTTACCTTGGTGGGCAGGACAAGCCTTGTTTGGGAAATTAACCATCGTGACAGCGATACTAACACTTGCTTATAGCCTCTCAGGACTTGGGATTGCTGTTATTAATGATTTCAAAAGTGTTGAAGGAGACTCAAAGCTAGGCTTGAATTCTCTACCAGTAGTATTTGGGATTAAAAATGCAAGTAGAATAAGTGCAGGACTGATTGATATTTTTCAATTAGCAATGGTTGTCGTATTAGTCATTATTGGACAACATTTAGCCTCTGTAATTTTGGTTTTATTGGTAATTCCACAAATTACATTTCAAGATATGTGGTTACTAAGAGATCCTCTAAAGTTTGATGTCAAATATCAAGCAAGTGCCCAACCATTCCTTATAACTGGAATGTTAGTTACAGCCTTAGCAATAGGACATAGTTTTTTAGTTGCTTAA
- the petP gene encoding cytochrome b6f subunit PetP, with product MAETKLLPKIGSKIKININKVKDRLPAKLIDQISSNPKAVITGYKMTDGRSIGITAKFQNGEQNWFFPEEIEKG from the coding sequence ATGGCTGAAACAAAATTATTACCCAAAATCGGTAGTAAAATAAAAATTAACATTAACAAAGTAAAAGATAGATTACCAGCTAAATTAATCGATCAAATATCCTCGAATCCTAAAGCCGTAATAACAGGCTATAAAATGACAGACGGCAGAAGTATTGGAATCACCGCAAAATTTCAGAATGGTGAGCAAAATTGGTTTTTCCCAGAAGAAATTGAGAAAGGTTAA
- the hisF gene encoding imidazole glycerol phosphate synthase subunit HisF has protein sequence MVALRLIPCLDVAHGRVVKGVNFVNLRDSGDPVELACRYSDEGADELVFLDIRASVENRNTLVDLVSRTAKSVKIPFTVGGGIDSVASINDLLRAGADKVSLNSSAVRNPDLVSKSSREFGNQCIVIAIDAKRKINKTDEWEVYVKGGRENTGIDVLSWAKKVEELGAGEILLTSMDGDGTQNGYDLHLTKSVANIVNLPVIASGGAGCLEDIYDVFIEGRASAALLASLLHDRKLSLREIKTFLLDKKLPIRPCE, from the coding sequence ATGGTAGCTCTTCGTTTAATTCCTTGTTTAGATGTCGCCCATGGCAGAGTGGTTAAAGGTGTAAATTTTGTTAACTTGAGAGACTCAGGCGATCCTGTTGAATTGGCTTGTAGGTATTCTGATGAGGGCGCAGATGAATTAGTATTCTTAGATATAAGAGCTAGTGTAGAAAATAGAAATACATTAGTTGACCTTGTCTCTAGGACCGCAAAATCAGTAAAAATCCCATTTACAGTAGGTGGAGGAATAGATTCTGTTGCTTCAATTAATGATCTTTTAAGAGCTGGCGCGGACAAAGTGAGTTTGAATTCTTCTGCTGTTAGAAATCCAGATTTAGTTTCTAAAAGTTCTAGAGAATTTGGTAATCAATGTATTGTGATAGCAATTGATGCGAAAAGAAAAATTAACAAGACTGATGAATGGGAGGTATATGTAAAAGGAGGGAGAGAAAATACTGGAATAGATGTATTAAGTTGGGCAAAGAAAGTTGAGGAGTTAGGCGCAGGGGAAATTTTGCTTACTTCAATGGATGGTGATGGTACGCAGAATGGATACGATTTACATCTGACTAAATCTGTTGCCAATATTGTTAATCTCCCAGTGATTGCTTCTGGAGGAGCGGGTTGTTTAGAAGATATCTATGATGTTTTTATTGAAGGCAGGGCATCTGCCGCACTTTTGGCATCATTACTTCATGATAGGAAACTTTCTTTAAGAGAAATAAAGACTTTCCTCCTCGACAAAAAACTTCCAATTAGACCATGTGAATAA
- the ubiE gene encoding bifunctional demethylmenaquinone methyltransferase/2-methoxy-6-polyprenyl-1,4-benzoquinol methylase UbiE, producing the protein MKFTKTIEVKNIFNKISYKYDFLNNLLSFGLHRLWKRKLVNLLEPLNGEDWADLCCGTGDLAFLISERVSPRGSITGIDSADDILNIAKNKSQFKNNKFIKWEIQDVLEINDYSKKFDGICMSYGLRNLNNVEEGIKKVFDLLKDKGRAGFLDFNHSTRNSLSNIFQKIYLRLIVVTISRLFNLGPEYAYIEKSISNFPKKNELINIAREVGFKKAEYRTIWGGQMGILILTK; encoded by the coding sequence ATGAAATTCACAAAAACTATCGAAGTCAAAAATATATTTAATAAAATTTCTTATAAATATGACTTTTTAAATAATCTATTAAGTTTTGGGCTGCACAGATTATGGAAAAGGAAATTAGTTAATTTATTGGAACCTTTGAATGGTGAAGATTGGGCTGATTTATGCTGTGGAACTGGAGATTTAGCATTCTTAATTTCTGAGAGAGTTAGTCCAAGGGGTTCAATTACTGGGATTGACAGTGCAGATGATATCTTAAATATTGCAAAAAATAAATCACAGTTTAAAAACAATAAATTTATTAAGTGGGAAATTCAAGATGTATTGGAAATTAATGATTATTCAAAAAAATTTGATGGGATTTGCATGTCATATGGACTTAGAAACTTGAATAATGTTGAAGAAGGAATAAAAAAAGTTTTTGATCTTTTGAAGGATAAGGGAAGGGCAGGATTTTTGGATTTTAATCACTCAACAAGAAATTCTTTATCCAATATTTTTCAGAAAATTTATTTGAGATTAATAGTAGTAACCATTTCGCGGCTTTTTAATTTAGGTCCAGAGTACGCATATATTGAAAAAAGTATTAGTAATTTTCCAAAGAAAAATGAACTTATAAATATTGCTAGGGAAGTTGGATTTAAAAAAGCTGAATATAGGACTATTTGGGGGGGGCAAATGGGAATACTAATTTTAACTAAATAA
- a CDS encoding DUF721 domain-containing protein, whose protein sequence is MNRRNPHPLKNCLDNFKKSCGDLDKLSKINENWKNLIGLELFQECKPLNIEKKILTIAVNHPQWRQALIYNKHKLKERIEKIGITLNEIKIIQNYETKNKNIKATNAKIVWAKHPSRINQNNMCICTLCNSPTPEGEIKRWGKCSFCWRKIKN, encoded by the coding sequence GTGAATAGAAGGAATCCACATCCATTAAAAAATTGTCTTGATAATTTCAAAAAATCCTGCGGAGACTTAGATAAACTCTCTAAAATCAATGAAAACTGGAAGAACCTAATAGGCCTAGAACTATTTCAAGAATGCAAACCATTAAATATTGAAAAAAAAATACTTACTATTGCAGTAAATCATCCACAGTGGCGTCAAGCTTTAATCTATAACAAGCATAAATTAAAAGAAAGAATCGAGAAAATTGGAATAACTTTGAATGAAATAAAAATAATACAAAATTATGAAACTAAAAATAAAAATATCAAAGCTACTAATGCAAAGATAGTTTGGGCAAAGCATCCAAGCAGAATCAATCAAAATAATATGTGTATTTGTACTCTTTGTAATTCCCCTACTCCTGAGGGCGAAATCAAAAGATGGGGAAAGTGTTCTTTTTGTTGGAGAAAAATAAAAAACTAA